The Amphiura filiformis chromosome 1, Afil_fr2py, whole genome shotgun sequence nucleotide sequence TGCCATACAGGACTGTCATGTATAGGGCCCAAATACATTTTCAGTGGAAGAGCAACATCAAATGAAACTTGGCCTCCTAATGCATGTGTGCTGTAAACATTTACAATGCATGGTGTACATTATCACCACAATGCATTATATACAGACTGCAGAGAAGACTAACAAATTCAAGTTTGTCAGGCACATGGAAAAACATAcaccccctctggaagacatgaccttaatctcccacacaggtagtatgtatttcaaattgagttacctgaatggctgTGACTCCAATTTAAGttaacaccccctgtgtggaagattaaagcctccagcatactttcctgccactgCAGCAAGCGGCAGGgcatttcaaccaatgacaagccttgattgtgtccgtttgtctgcaatacgcgtgcgccacaccgctcagcggcagggtagtatgaaaccagcataaggttgtgtcttccatagagggtgtatataTCTCAACTGGAACAATACAATCATGAGGCTCACTATTTCCCCTCCCATGAGCGCCCTCCCAAGAGCGACACACAAAAGTCTAAAAAGTCTAAAACTCTACTAATTGTACCACTTTGGTAAGGACCCAAGGACCCGATACCAAGTTTTACAATGAGTGTTTCCACAAATCCAAAGCACTTTTACCACCTTCAACACTGTCATTTTACACATCTGCTTCAATGGTCACACTATATACTGTTTACTAGAAGATGGAACTTGACCCCTGCAGGACAAACTTGCAATATTAGATCACAGTAACCACTCCACCGTAATAAATTCACATCAGTTGCATAAAAGAAGGATAAAACTAGCAGAGGTCAAGTTGAATCTTTTAGCAAGACTTAATAAGATAATGCatttcatttttttgcatttttacacTGATAATCTTTCAAAACAATATTTCTTGAATTCTTAGAAAAGAAACCAACTTTGGTTGATCACCTGGGAGTGGTATATCTATCAACTGATATGGAATAGTATCAGCCTGAAAAAGGTTCTCAAATGACAATGACACTAAACAAGGCCTGAAAATAATGAGACTGCCATTCATAACccagcaaatgttataaacttgttATAAACAAGTTTTGCTTTTAGTAATTAACAGTTTAATGTTgggtaatataaaggtcatgaaaacattttttgaattttgtacaaaaaaacacatcaacaacatttttaaaatgctgtaaaaatgttattgaaaaatattttttggcaaacatcaACACTTATTATGTTAGAGagttcaaaactgtttttgaatgttattaaaacatttttataccctttatataccctgaCATTAAACATTTTCTATGAAGCATTTTGTGTTAGCTGTCAATATACCACAAACCTAGTATTACTGTTCTGGATAGTATAGGTTTCAAAAAGCATACTTCTTGagatttttattcaaaattactGTACTTTTGGTCATTGCTGAGAAGAAAAATAACCCAAATGGTCTGAAATTAACAGCACCCCAAGAAGACATGTTTTTTACCCAGAACAATTGGGAATTCCAAAGCTAGAATTTtatagaaacaaattaaattgTGGAATTTCCAGCTTGAGAaacccatttaaaaaaattgggaatttccAGTGCCCCTAATGAAGATGGGTAAAATTTCATCTAAAATATTTAGAATTCCAAAAATTTGGAAAGAACATGATTTTGGCGGGAATTTCTACTGTTAAAATGATAATCTTTAGGGGGATACctgtgtcttctttagggggtgcaaGTAATTTCTGTAATAGTCCCCATGTATCCACCAATGAACTCATCATAAGTTGATTCCATTCCTAAGAATTCCAATAAATCTGACATATTCTATATTTGTATATGTTACACTAGAAGACCACTATGTCGGTTCATCCCTTGTATAATACACTCTATAGTACAGTGTCTTTGATCTAAATAATGAATAAGAGTTATCAAATTTAAGAAGGTACACTCCTTGTCCAGGGTACTTGTGGCTGCCAGCAAACACTTGTTCGTGCGAATCCCTTCTGTAGATCGGTATAATCTCATCGATTGGTGGACCGGGGTCCTTGCCTCCTCGCTCAACATCACTTTTGCCATTTTCTGCACGGTAAAGAAAATATACAAATAATGGCCTTGTTAGCTGACTAAGTTAAACCTTAGCCATGTTATTATTAGTGCTTCTCATTTCATGATGTAAGATATATGACCTGTTGCCAAACAATGAGcctaaagtcgcaagttggtagttttgagttATCCTGGCTCCTGCGTAGGTACATGTTGTTTGTTTCAcaagcacctgttcaagccaatagtatgtctgtaAGTCCAAAGTGGTAcaactagtactagtagtagagtcttgactccaccatgtttgcatgtcactcATGGGAAGTGGGCACAATGAGCCAATCACAAAGGAcacactactggcttgtacaggtgcatggcaaacaaagaacatcaactcagcaggcaggacgtctcaaaactaccaacttgtgacgtTACGATGATTTAGTGGCagctggggtccatttcactaaactttactaAGCTTGTCCTTGGTGAATGTGGGCACAATGAGCcaatcacaaaggacatactactggcttgtacaggtgtgtGGCAAACAAGAAAATCAAGTCAAATCAGTcaagatgtctcgaaactacctaCTTGTGACTTTGcaatatagggggtgtatggatttcaacttgaagtAACAGCCTATATATCAGGCTATATATGCACTACATCGAAACATGATCGAAATGATTCTACACACCACTTTCAGTGCCTATGTGGACCTTAGCAACTGTGTAGTTATAACTAGTAAGATGaatgatgcaataaataaaaattccaatgatgcaataaataaaaattccaaaACACCCAAAGgtagctttgatgtgatgtgctgaaacagCTTAAAATGTAACCATTTGGATAACAATAACATTGACTTCTTTTTCAAAACAATTGTAACATTAGAATAGTAAATACAAAAAGATTATGATATAAAGCTAATGACTACCATGCAATGGCAGTGTTAGCATGGTAGTATTATGTATAACAGAAtcttaaaatgttaaaacatgtACACCATAGTCACTATGTATATCATGTGTTCCTACTTCTACAGTGTGGTACTATATATTGTAAGTGCATCTTGCTAAAAAGTGCAATAAAATGTATTCACTATGTTTTGTTCAACTCGTAATAGGCAGGACTCATAACACCATGGATTGATATAAAACGATATACACAGTTGGGCGCAGTACTACACTAAGTGTGCTTTGCATAACGGTACTACGCTAACTGCACCTTATGCAAGTTTCTGTGAAATTATGTGTGCACAAGATGGGATGTCAtgatgtgcgcagtaacaaaaaaacaaattattttcgcCTATTTCGAGTTGAACAAAGTATACAATGATCAAACAATAAGAAAAACAGGTCTAATTATCATTGagtacattcaaaataataagaaatttatGATTGATGACTATTTTGCTGTATGGATTATTGTTGATATACAAGACCAGGCAAGGTTAGAATTTGTCATGTTCATCAACCGCATTTGATGATTCTAAAGAGCATAAATAAGCcttcaataattattataaaattacaGGTGCATATACTATTTTCTGCCAGTGCTGTGTTAAACAGATGACAAATGGTATAATATAACCTGGGTTTGTGCCTCCACCTTCTGGGTCATTCCTCCTATTGGCTGCAGGAAGTAAAACGCAAGAGAAATGGTATCAAAACACCGAGGCAAAACCGGTCAAGTAAaccatattttcttattttaggtGGGACTGAAGCCAGTGAATTATGGGACTTGCTTTTCATACATGACAACCACAtgacaaaatgttgaaaaaaatcactttttttcatCAATATTATTACTAGTACTGAGTCCAGAGCCTATGTAAATATTATACTGTTGATTTTGTGCCTTGATGGTTCTGGACATAGACCTTATAATAAAGGCTCTAGATTGCAGCCTCAACACAGTCAAGTTGCGGTAAAAAAAACCCCTTCCAGTCGTAAGCTTATTCCTAAATGTCACTGTCCACAACTACTCACTAGGTCCAGATCTTAACTAGCAACCACCTTAATTTTAATTTGTCCTCATCTACAGAATCTGAGCTTTGCGATAGGTTTGGGCCAAATCCCCGATCATGACATCCAATTGAAGCTTACTCCCATAATATAACAtggtattttcaacattttagcaACAGTTTCATTGAAAAGACGTTAGgtgcattggactattccatttaaaatccaccctcccctgtggaagattttggaaatatcttccacaggtggagtatgaatttcaaatagaatgaacacattaagcagcttcatttgaattatTCACactatgagaaagattcaacctgaatcttcaactgagggagggtgagtttcaaatggagctgctctTGTGTTCATTCGCTTTGAAATTctaactccccctgtggaaaatatttccaaaatctctcGCATGGGtagtgtgaaatttaaatggaatagccatttgTTGGAAGGGAGTGACCATTACAAACAATATGTTAATTCACAATATTGTTGGGAAACGTCACAGGTGTACGGGAAAAAGTATCGGacacatatcttcaatatatctTTATCTTACCTCCATCTGCCTCCGCATCATACTCCTCCTCATCCTCACTGGAGTCACTCACATGTACACTGATCGCCGTACTAGGCGCCACCGTCCACTCAAAGTATAAACCAAAACCAACATCATAATAATCTGTTGCAAATTCCCAGAATATGTACTTGCCCTGCAATGAATACAAAGATGTGGAATAAATGAAGGGATTCAGTGACTGCAATGCTATAATATTATGATGCTGTCGCAAATTAcagtgttttttttaatgtatatggCGTCTACATCTGCTCACTATCTGGCTGATATATCGATCAGAAGTCCCTAGCTTGCCCTAGTTGAACTCAAGCAAATTGATAGACATGCAGATCACAATGACTGAATTGCTGGTGGCATTTGAACAATCACTACTACTAGCATTTAATCCCTAGCGATATGTCTCTCAATTGCTGCAACTGCTAGTATGGTATGGGCCtaagggtagaatatatcacaggCTGACCTTGAAATATGCTATACTGCAGTGCAATTTTCCTGTTGTGATGACTCTAAATGCAACTGTGGGGaacaattttccaatttttccaCAGGCCCGACTACAGTttctttagggatgaaatcaaaactcgaccgctgtTTCATCGGCGGTTGAACCGTGTTCcatttttagaacaatagaaactggcTCCAACTGGACAGAACTGCCTGGATCCGGCGATCGACTGCCGGTCGAGTGTTGATTCCATCCCaaccaaacatgtttgtttcatgTGTTCTCTTTTCCAATAATGAGTCACAGCCAATGACTTTCTTTCtgaaaatacattttgaaatcacacacaaaaaactTCCACATAACAAACCTCTTCATGTGTTGGCACTCTGACGGTAACAGTCTCTCCATGTCCTATCCGAATGGTTGACTCAGTTTCCTTTGATAATTGGCCTTTAAATTCTTTGATATTTGGTCTAGTCCAACAAGATGCTTTGGCTAATTCTGGTAATGACTCTCCTGCAACTATTACAAAAGAAGAATAAATAGAATTATTTGCTGTTTTATACTGCGTGCCactctgaaagccaatgttggCGCTCTCCGATCACTGACCAAAAGTCGTATCCTGTTTTCAAACGTCAAAAGTCGGAGCAGCATCACTCCTGAGTTGACTACAACTCAACTGCTAGCGATTTGCTAGAACTTCCATATATAGATGGGGGCGAGTTTCTTGTTTTAAGCAGTAGCATTCATTAATTGATTAATGGGCAGTGAATGATCTTACGTTCTGGTAAGCTAAAATGACAAATTCCTTTTAAGCATAGtcagcatgaatttcaaatggggttatcgatctgaatgggtgactccatttgaaatatgtgtggatgattaaggtcatgtcttccatagggggtgtatgggtttcaactggaatagcccaatggattgGCCAACTTGTTTATTTGAGTAGATCATCTTACCTTCCGCATTGGGGTTTTCAAAACTCGTCACGTCACCATTGGGTGGTGGGACTTCATTGCCTAGGTGCAAATTGCCAAAATTCTCCGCTAAGCCTGCATGGTCACCCTCACCTCCTGGTCCACCTGATACAAATAGATCACAAAATATGCAGAGATAATTTACATTCTAATGTTGACATGGTACTTCCAAGTACAAGAAAAGCTAAATGGTTTAAGGGTATTCCAGATTTATCAAGTATCTTTAAGAGACTTTGGGAAATTTTACAGATTGTTTTGGTCCTGGTCGAATCTCTGAAAGTCCCTTAACACCATCACAGTGAATGAATGACCAGCTTCAGTGactgaaaattgttttataaTGACTTTCTGGACAAATAGGATTAACATATTAGACATGTAGTCTTTCATTAGGTACCCAATGGCACatgtgtatatatttatttatttgtcaaatgcttggggactttgactgttgataaatagtctgtagtagtctgtgatttTAGGATTGCTTGAgatctgaatgtccctttaaaccATAGAAGTGTTTTAAAATGATCTCCAAATTGCCCTGACCTGAAGGAATTTAATACCAACTTATTTGACCATTAATTTCTTCGCATTTCTTTCCAATACCCAATTCATTACTTACCCAGTGGTGGTGCACCATGATTGTGTGGTGGTTGCTGCATTTGGTTAGGTTGtgtttgctgctgctgctgttgctgtaaTTGTTgtatatactgctgataatagTGTTCTTGTAATTGTTGTAGAAAGACTTGTTGCTGTAACAAAAAGGAAGAAAATTTTGTCAAGTTGATTTGAGTTTCGATGGGAGGGGCGACTTTGTAAGATATATGTTCATGGAGCACATTTTGCACATACATCATCTAAAAGTTTTGGTATGTGAGAAATGGAGTACATGTACTTCAATCATAAATCATAGTATGATTATTACCAGTatatttaaggtggtattggaggcattatgcaaattagctcatgaattatgcaaatatgcaaaacaGAGGGCGACTTCACTATATAacacattagaacatattagaaacactttggctaagtttcagggcaaaagtatgtaaAATAGAAATAcactgaacatttatgcattgatttttaccaaaatattggcaaaaattacatattaatgagcctttccagtccttttagctcattaactatattgattattgacaaaaacaataggatacaaagaaaa carries:
- the LOC140152050 gene encoding Golgi resident protein GCP60-like isoform X2; translated protein: MADFRVSPDGLTPLVEDETQETPVANTNGTEEGNEGVEEKWGFNVDDLYKLSLKFYKEKEGKAIHLSYQDKLLLVAYVKQVTQGKYDPGNSPPLGYLDVVGNDRRKVWQDLGELSKEDAMLKFCNHLDKKCVQLKPYIEAHRREKEEQERIRREEEERRRREEEERERQRLEEEARRKVEEERQRQEQEKLQLKEAIYQQLLPQLQPLAKQRYPDNQQQQQVFLQQLQEHYYQQYIQQLQQQQQQQTQPNQMQQPPHNHGAPPLGGPGGEGDHAGLAENFGNLHLGNEVPPPNGDVTSFENPNAEVAGESLPELAKASCWTRPNIKEFKGQLSKETESTIRIGHGETVTVRVPTHEEGKYIFWEFATDYYDVGFGLYFEWTVAPSTAISVHVSDSSEDEEEYDAEADGENGKSDVERGGKDPGPPIDEIIPIYRRDSHEQVFAGSHKYPGQGVYLLKFDNSYSLFRSKTLYYRVYYTRDEPT
- the LOC140152050 gene encoding Golgi resident protein GCP60-like isoform X1, whose amino-acid sequence is MADFRVSPDGLTPLVEDETQETPVANTNGTEEGNEGVEEKWGFNVDDLYKLSLKFYKEKEGKAIHLSYQDKLLLVAYVKQVTQGKYDPGNSPPLGYLDVVGNDRRKVWQDLGELSKEDAMLKFCNHLDKKCVQLKPYIEAHRREKEEQERIRREEEERRRREEEERERQRLEEEARRKVEEERQRQEQEKLQLKEAIYQQLLPQLQPLAKQRYPDNQQQQQVFLQQLQEHYYQQYIQQLQQQQQQQTQPNQMQQPPHNHGAPPLGGPGGEGDHAGLAENFGNLHLGNEVPPPNGDVTSFENPNAEVAGESLPELAKASCWTRPNIKEFKGQLSKETESTIRIGHGETVTVRVPTHEEGKYIFWEFATDYYDVGFGLYFEWTVAPSTAISVHVSDSSEDEEEYDAEADGANRRNDPEGGGTNPENGKSDVERGGKDPGPPIDEIIPIYRRDSHEQVFAGSHKYPGQGVYLLKFDNSYSLFRSKTLYYRVYYTRDEPT